In Deinococcus puniceus, one genomic interval encodes:
- a CDS encoding alpha/beta hydrolase, whose product MSVSVAGSQVTFSAPAGAAALVGDFTDWRKRPALPVVAGQSITLSLPRGAWVEYAWLDEAGTPFADPDNAQKSLNPWWPYPRAVVVGQYTQHPLWAAPDATRKGTAHRLTWEGTVFPGTRRAIVYTPHGYHSSQAVPIYYVQDGVAFYRTGKLGEVMDRAVEAGLASGAVLVFVEPGDRSAEYYLNDRYLDFLQSEVFPRVEGELATASERGLWGASLGGLISLHLGAAHPELFSRVVSHSGALIARPGAEKDGIIDTTTAGEWLRERLSVSPPTHLKTSLDTGVLEWLAAPNRRMAALFADADLPHQYREYASGHNWVTWRAALPEAFLYMQGR is encoded by the coding sequence ATGTCTGTTTCTGTCGCAGGTTCTCAGGTCACTTTTTCGGCTCCGGCGGGGGCGGCGGCGTTGGTGGGCGACTTTACCGATTGGCGCAAACGCCCCGCGCTGCCCGTGGTGGCGGGCCAGTCCATTACGCTGAGCCTGCCGCGCGGCGCGTGGGTGGAATATGCGTGGCTGGACGAGGCGGGCACGCCTTTTGCCGACCCCGACAACGCCCAAAAGTCGCTAAATCCTTGGTGGCCCTACCCGCGTGCGGTGGTGGTGGGCCAGTACACGCAGCACCCGCTGTGGGCCGCGCCCGACGCCACCCGCAAGGGCACGGCGCACCGCCTGACGTGGGAAGGTACGGTGTTTCCCGGCACACGCCGCGCCATCGTGTACACGCCGCACGGGTATCACTCGTCTCAGGCCGTGCCTATTTACTACGTGCAGGACGGCGTGGCCTTTTACCGCACAGGCAAACTGGGCGAGGTGATGGACAGGGCGGTGGAAGCTGGCTTGGCGTCGGGCGCGGTGTTGGTGTTCGTGGAACCCGGAGACCGCAGCGCCGAGTATTACCTGAATGACCGCTATCTGGACTTCCTGCAATCCGAAGTGTTTCCACGTGTGGAAGGCGAACTTGCCACCGCCAGCGAGCGCGGCTTGTGGGGCGCGAGCCTCGGCGGGCTGATCAGCCTGCATCTGGGCGCGGCCCACCCGGAACTCTTTTCCCGCGTGGTCAGCCACAGCGGGGCGTTGATTGCGCGGCCCGGTGCCGAAAAAGACGGCATCATCGACACGACGACTGCCGGGGAATGGCTGCGCGAACGCCTGAGCGTTTCTCCGCCCACGCACCTGAAAACCAGCCTCGATACAGGCGTATTGGAATGGCTGGCTGCCCCGAACCGCCGCATGGCCGCCCTCTTTGCCGACGCCGATTTACCCCACCAGTACCGCGAATATGCCAGCGGCCACAACTGGGTGACGTGGCGGGCCGCGTTGCCGGAAGCGTTTTTGTATATGCAGGGTAGATAG